A window of the Candidatus Paceibacterota bacterium genome harbors these coding sequences:
- a CDS encoding M28 family peptidase has protein sequence MLSALACLPDQVALAAPPTVQELVNQFSMANYFNVVSNKLYTRQGMNRAPVQVGGAEHDLCRDAIYDEFQRVGLAPYKDPFSYVDTAGPTTVHVCNVIAVKEGVQNPNNEIYVLGAHYDSRENPGADDNATGVGCALEMARIFAPYHFAKTIVFGIFDSEERYEYGTGRHRLGSLRYVDQHGTENIKGMISVDMIGWQAPPPNNNRAGIRGRASFNGICNDLLAALATYGDGLIGMISTSENMSDHYSFAQAGIPACCLIEYNYNGNNNYHEASDYVENPGYLDWSYLQKMCKGAIGYFATQLQPVDVTPQFLSFQPTNSALLINALGLQRCQYAIDLCTNLAAPFWLPLGTNTASLTDGTFAILDTEAGNRPCGFYRARFVAGYVGGGGVAPNITTQPLHRVVDTGAATSFAVLATGDAPLTYQWWRNGSAFPGATDSSFTIPEAQSTHAGDYYVVVANYSGSVTSRVVSLTVYPEQTVAFADNLDADTSANWTVSRSSTDTRCTFNYDYAADGIPSAPNSTGGTTRGVKFEANMANGAAAALSMSPIGQSFEGDYRLRFDMWINANGPFPLGGTGSTEYITGGLGTSGGHVQWTKSDSETDGYWFAVAGEGQAVDTSTTSDYGAYAGIDVQAATSGVYFAGTDSNSRGNLNVYYTTAFPAGQAPPLLQQSTYPQQTGALQGGAVGFAWREVIIAKRGNIVEWSIDGVKLAAFTSASVTADNIFVGYWDPFASISDNSALSFGLVDNVCVEVSTNSTPPADIIIDNPAATVVGAWITGISAAGRYGDDYYFDDDKGAGAEYVEFRPTLQASGNYDVYEWHSVGTNRATDAPVEIGYNGGTQTVRINQQENGGTWVPLGTYNFLAGSSGYVRIKDNFTTYNVVIADAVKFVYVP, from the coding sequence GTGCTGTCAGCTTTGGCCTGCTTGCCGGACCAGGTCGCCTTGGCAGCTCCACCCACGGTGCAGGAACTGGTCAACCAGTTCAGCATGGCCAACTACTTCAACGTCGTTAGCAACAAGCTCTACACCCGCCAGGGCATGAACCGCGCCCCCGTGCAGGTGGGGGGAGCGGAACACGACTTATGTCGCGACGCCATTTACGATGAGTTCCAACGGGTTGGGCTGGCTCCTTACAAGGATCCTTTCTCCTACGTGGATACGGCCGGCCCCACTACGGTTCACGTCTGCAACGTCATCGCCGTCAAGGAAGGCGTCCAAAACCCGAACAACGAAATCTATGTCCTCGGCGCTCACTATGACTCTCGCGAGAACCCGGGCGCGGATGACAATGCCACCGGCGTCGGTTGCGCGCTGGAAATGGCCCGCATCTTTGCCCCCTATCATTTCGCCAAGACCATCGTCTTTGGCATCTTCGACAGCGAGGAGCGTTACGAATACGGCACCGGCCGGCACCGACTGGGCAGTCTCCGCTACGTGGACCAACACGGCACCGAAAATATCAAGGGCATGATCTCCGTGGACATGATCGGCTGGCAGGCGCCACCGCCGAACAACAACCGCGCCGGTATCCGCGGGCGGGCCAGCTTCAACGGCATCTGCAACGACCTGCTAGCGGCTCTCGCAACCTATGGTGACGGGCTTATCGGCATGATCTCCACCTCCGAAAACATGAGCGACCACTACTCCTTTGCGCAGGCGGGCATCCCGGCTTGTTGTTTGATCGAATACAATTACAACGGCAACAACAACTACCATGAGGCCAGCGATTACGTCGAGAATCCCGGCTACCTGGACTGGTCATATCTTCAGAAGATGTGCAAAGGTGCCATCGGCTACTTCGCCACCCAGCTTCAGCCGGTGGATGTAACTCCGCAGTTCCTTTCCTTCCAGCCCACCAATAGCGCCCTGCTGATTAACGCCTTAGGCCTGCAGCGTTGCCAATACGCGATTGACCTATGCACCAATCTGGCAGCGCCATTTTGGCTGCCCCTCGGAACCAATACGGCCTCCCTTACAGATGGGACATTTGCGATCCTCGACACGGAGGCTGGCAATCGTCCCTGTGGGTTCTATCGGGCACGATTTGTCGCCGGCTATGTTGGTGGCGGGGGCGTCGCTCCCAACATCACCACGCAACCGCTTCACCGCGTCGTGGACACCGGCGCGGCCACCAGCTTCGCCGTCTTGGCAACTGGCGACGCTCCTCTTACCTACCAGTGGTGGCGGAACGGCAGCGCCTTTCCGGGCGCTACCGACAGCTCTTTTACGATTCCTGAGGCCCAATCCACGCATGCCGGGGATTACTACGTCGTGGTTGCCAACTACTCAGGCAGTGTGACCAGCCGGGTTGTCTCCCTCACCGTGTATCCTGAGCAGACCGTGGCCTTTGCGGATAATCTCGACGCCGACACCTCGGCCAACTGGACCGTCAGCAGGAGTTCGACCGACACGCGATGCACCTTCAACTACGATTACGCCGCCGACGGCATTCCCTCCGCCCCCAATTCGACCGGCGGCACGACGCGCGGGGTGAAGTTCGAGGCGAACATGGCCAATGGCGCCGCGGCCGCGCTCTCCATGTCGCCCATCGGGCAGAGCTTCGAGGGAGACTACCGTCTGCGCTTCGACATGTGGATCAACGCCAACGGGCCGTTCCCCTTGGGTGGCACGGGATCCACGGAGTACATCACGGGCGGCCTTGGCACCAGCGGCGGGCACGTGCAATGGACAAAGTCCGACAGTGAGACCGATGGTTACTGGTTTGCGGTGGCTGGCGAGGGACAGGCAGTTGACACCTCAACCACTTCCGACTACGGCGCGTACGCTGGCATTGACGTGCAGGCGGCCACCAGCGGCGTTTACTTCGCCGGCACCGATTCCAACTCACGCGGCAACCTGAATGTGTATTACACCACCGCTTTTCCCGCCGGCCAGGCTCCACCGCTGCTGCAGCAATCCACCTATCCCCAGCAAACCGGCGCGTTGCAGGGAGGCGCGGTCGGCTTCGCGTGGCGTGAGGTTATCATCGCCAAACGCGGCAACATCGTGGAGTGGTCTATTGACGGAGTGAAGCTTGCCGCTTTTACTAGCGCCTCCGTGACCGCCGATAACATCTTTGTGGGGTACTGGGATCCTTTCGCGTCCATATCCGACAACTCGGCGCTGAGCTTCGGCCTCGTGGACAATGTTTGCGTGGAAGTGTCCACCAACAGCACGCCGCCGGCGGATATCATCATAGATAACCCGGCTGCCACCGTAGTTGGCGCTTGGATCACTGGCATCTCCGCGGCAGGCAGATATGGCGACGACTACTACTTCGACGACGACAAGGGGGCTGGCGCCGAGTATGTGGAATTCCGGCCGACTCTCCAGGCGAGCGGCAATTACGATGTCTACGAGTGGCACTCGGTTGGGACGAACCGCGCAACGGATGCACCGGTCGAGATTGGTTACAATGGCGGAACTCAGACCGTGAGGATCAACCAGCAGGAGAATGGCGGCACCTGGGTGCCGCTTGGCACCTACAACTTCCTGGCTGGCAGCAGCGGCTACGTGCGGATCAAGGATAACTTCACGACGTACAATGTCGTGATTGCCGACGCCGTGAAGTTCGTCTACGTGCCGTAG
- a CDS encoding adenylosuccinate synthase yields the protein MANTILVGVQWGDEGKGKIIDVLTEQADVVVRTQGGNNAGHTVRIKGQKYILHLVPSGILRKNKVCVIGNGVVVDPVGLVQEVEGLRKLGVHIDGNLYLSETAHVVFPYHRELDAQRELLKGENKIGTTKRGIGPAYGDKAARTGLRVIDLISPERFKQQLALKIKENNEILKAFGARALSFEKIHREYRQAGDYLKPFVANTVILLHEAVRRGDDILFEGAQGTFLDIDHGTYPFVTSSNTTAGGACTGSGIPPHRMDRVVGVMKAYTTRVGEGPLPTENAEIADMLHAMGREFGATTGRPRRCGWFDAVATRHACMVNGIDELAVTNIDGLDTVETIKVCIGYRDGARRYDYVPNDIEVLSRCKPVYAEFPGWRTPTHGARKWSTLPAKARAYLKALAELSGAELAIVSVGPGREQTIMV from the coding sequence ATGGCGAATACGATTCTGGTGGGCGTCCAATGGGGCGATGAGGGCAAAGGCAAGATAATTGACGTGCTGACCGAGCAGGCGGATGTGGTAGTCCGCACACAGGGCGGCAACAACGCCGGCCACACCGTGCGCATCAAAGGGCAGAAGTACATTCTGCACCTGGTGCCCTCGGGCATTCTGCGCAAGAACAAGGTCTGCGTGATCGGCAACGGCGTAGTCGTGGATCCCGTAGGGCTGGTCCAGGAAGTCGAGGGGCTGCGCAAGCTCGGGGTCCACATTGACGGCAATCTCTACCTCAGCGAGACGGCACATGTGGTGTTCCCCTATCACCGCGAATTGGACGCCCAGCGCGAGCTTCTTAAGGGCGAAAACAAGATCGGCACCACCAAGCGCGGGATCGGCCCGGCTTACGGCGACAAGGCGGCCCGCACGGGCCTGCGGGTGATTGACTTGATCAGTCCGGAGCGGTTCAAGCAGCAACTCGCGCTGAAGATCAAGGAAAACAATGAAATCCTGAAGGCCTTCGGCGCCAGAGCGCTCTCGTTCGAGAAGATCCACCGGGAGTACCGTCAGGCGGGCGATTATCTCAAACCGTTCGTGGCCAACACTGTCATTCTGCTGCACGAGGCCGTGCGCCGGGGCGATGATATACTCTTTGAAGGCGCGCAAGGAACGTTCCTGGATATTGATCACGGCACGTATCCGTTTGTGACTTCATCCAATACCACCGCGGGCGGCGCGTGCACCGGGTCGGGCATCCCGCCGCATCGCATGGACCGGGTCGTGGGCGTGATGAAGGCCTACACTACGCGGGTCGGCGAAGGCCCGCTCCCGACCGAGAATGCCGAGATTGCCGACATGCTCCACGCGATGGGCCGCGAGTTTGGCGCGACGACCGGCCGGCCGCGGCGCTGCGGCTGGTTCGATGCGGTCGCCACGCGCCACGCTTGCATGGTCAACGGCATTGATGAACTGGCCGTCACGAACATTGACGGTTTGGATACCGTGGAGACCATCAAGGTCTGTATCGGGTACCGCGACGGCGCCCGGCGCTACGACTACGTGCCGAACGACATTGAAGTGCTCTCCCGCTGCAAACCCGTCTATGCGGAGTTCCCCGGGTGGCGCACCCCCACGCACGGCGCCCGCAAATGGAGCACCCTCCCGGCCAAGGCTCGCGCCTATCTCAAGGCGCTGGCGGAGTTGAGCGGGGCGGAACTGGCCATCGTCTCGGTCGGCCCCGGGCGAGAGCAGACGATTATGGTCTGA
- a CDS encoding sulfatase, whose translation MMSKTKCTTMILAAGLTLLAGAIMYAAHAAQAPNIIIILADDLGYGDLGCYGHPSIRTPNLDQMAAEGLRFTDFYSGAPLCTPSRAALMTGRLPIRSGMAGGPGRHVLYPKHSGGLPAEEITIARALKTKGYTTCAIGKWHLGDLPDYLPTMRGFDSFFGLPYSNDSDWVSTELRRTESMTQNPDFHSFNVPLMQNTKVIERPVDQTTLTKRYTEEAIRFMEQNKQKPFFLYFAHTFPHVPLFASPEFKGKSPRGRYGDTVEEVDWSVGEVLKWLRQAKLEKNTLVFFTSDNGPWLQKKWNGGSAGLLRDGKAGTWEGGYRVPAIARWPGKVPAGVTREIASSLDLFSTCVRLAGGKMPDDRPMDSMDMTPILFDNGKSKRLVEYYYYGDMLYAVRKGPFKAHFTTHDGYSKADPIKHNPPLLHNITEDPSEQFDVASEHPEVVAELTRIAEEHRATVTRGKLQF comes from the coding sequence ATGATGAGCAAGACGAAATGCACTACCATGATCCTTGCAGCCGGGTTGACCCTATTGGCCGGTGCGATCATGTATGCCGCGCACGCGGCTCAGGCTCCCAACATCATCATCATTCTGGCGGACGATCTGGGTTACGGCGATCTGGGGTGCTACGGCCATCCGAGCATTCGCACGCCGAACCTCGACCAGATGGCCGCTGAAGGGTTGCGGTTCACCGATTTCTACTCAGGGGCCCCGCTTTGCACACCCAGCCGGGCAGCGCTAATGACCGGGCGGCTCCCCATTCGCAGCGGCATGGCTGGCGGGCCGGGCCGGCATGTGCTCTATCCGAAGCATTCCGGCGGATTGCCCGCGGAGGAGATCACGATTGCCCGCGCTTTGAAGACCAAGGGCTATACAACGTGCGCAATCGGCAAGTGGCACCTGGGCGACCTGCCGGACTACCTGCCCACGATGCGCGGATTTGATTCATTCTTCGGCCTGCCCTATTCAAATGACAGCGATTGGGTCAGCACAGAGCTTCGCAGGACGGAGAGCATGACCCAGAACCCGGATTTCCACAGCTTCAACGTGCCGCTGATGCAGAATACGAAAGTTATCGAGCGCCCGGTTGACCAGACAACCTTGACGAAACGTTACACTGAGGAAGCGATTCGGTTCATGGAGCAAAACAAGCAGAAGCCGTTTTTCCTCTATTTCGCGCATACCTTCCCGCACGTGCCGTTGTTCGCCTCGCCGGAGTTTAAGGGCAAGAGCCCGCGTGGACGCTACGGGGATACGGTGGAGGAGGTTGATTGGAGCGTGGGCGAGGTGCTGAAATGGCTGCGCCAAGCCAAGTTGGAGAAGAACACATTGGTGTTCTTCACCAGCGACAACGGCCCCTGGTTGCAGAAGAAATGGAACGGCGGTTCCGCCGGTTTGTTGCGCGATGGAAAGGCCGGGACATGGGAAGGCGGTTACCGCGTTCCCGCGATTGCCCGGTGGCCGGGGAAAGTCCCGGCGGGAGTGACCCGCGAGATTGCCAGCAGCCTGGACCTGTTCAGCACCTGCGTGCGGCTGGCGGGTGGCAAGATGCCGGATGATCGTCCGATGGATAGCATGGATATGACGCCGATACTATTCGACAACGGCAAGAGCAAGCGCCTGGTCGAGTATTATTACTATGGCGATATGCTTTACGCTGTGCGCAAAGGACCATTCAAAGCGCACTTCACCACTCACGACGGTTACAGCAAGGCGGATCCCATCAAGCACAATCCGCCGCTGCTCCACAACATCACAGAAGATCCATCCGAACAGTTTGATGTGGCCAGCGAGCACCCGGAAGTTGTTGCCGAACTCACCAGGATCGCCGAAGAGCACCGCGCCACTGTGACGCGCGGCAAGTTGCAGTTTTAG
- a CDS encoding isoprenyl transferase: MNPQAAHLSTEAKAALPRHVAIIMDGNGRWARQRHLPRIEGHRAGAESARVIIRTSGELGIKYLTLYAFSVENWNRPKEEVDALMKYLVHYLKSETPELNKNNVRLEIIGQVYRLPEVVQEHLQKSITTLAKNNGLTLIMALSYGGRTEIVDAVRSIAKKVKAGELDPPDITEQIFAQHLYTRNVPDPDVLIRTSGEMRISNFLLWQISYTELVVTPTLWPDFRKPQFYAALEEYHRRHRRFGGL; the protein is encoded by the coding sequence ATGAACCCTCAGGCTGCCCATCTGAGTACCGAGGCCAAGGCGGCCCTGCCCCGCCATGTGGCGATCATCATGGATGGCAATGGACGCTGGGCGCGACAACGGCACCTGCCGCGCATCGAAGGCCACCGCGCAGGCGCTGAATCCGCGCGCGTCATTATCCGGACTTCGGGCGAGCTGGGCATCAAGTACCTGACCCTCTACGCCTTCTCGGTGGAGAATTGGAACCGGCCCAAGGAAGAGGTGGACGCGCTGATGAAATATCTGGTGCATTACCTCAAAAGCGAGACGCCCGAGTTGAACAAGAATAACGTGCGGCTCGAAATCATTGGGCAGGTGTACCGCCTGCCCGAGGTGGTGCAGGAACACCTGCAGAAGTCCATCACCACCCTCGCGAAGAACAACGGGTTGACGTTAATCATGGCGCTAAGTTACGGAGGACGCACGGAGATCGTGGACGCGGTGCGCAGCATCGCCAAGAAGGTCAAGGCCGGGGAGTTGGACCCGCCGGACATCACGGAACAGATCTTCGCCCAGCACCTTTACACGCGTAACGTGCCCGACCCGGACGTTCTCATCCGAACCAGCGGGGAGATGCGGATCAGCAACTTTCTGCTGTGGCAGATTTCCTACACTGAATTGGTGGTAACGCCGACCCTGTGGCCTGACTTCCGCAAGCCGCAGTTCTACGCGGCCCTGGAGGAATACCACCGGCGACACCGGCGGTTTGGAGGGCTGTAA
- the thrH gene encoding bifunctional phosphoserine phosphatase/homoserine phosphotransferase ThrH, giving the protein MKQSIVTLDMEGVLTPEIWIAVAEKTGIQELRRTTRDEPDYDKLMRGRLQILDQHGLRLSDIQQVIGTLRPLEGAKGFLDELRSLVQVIILSDTFEQFAAPLLRQLGWPTLLCHRLVVEGDRIVDYKLRVAEQKQKAVAALKLLNYYVISGGDSFNDTAMLSEAHVGFLFRAPENVRKQFPQFKAVEAYADLMRLIRGAMG; this is encoded by the coding sequence GTGAAACAATCAATTGTAACCCTGGATATGGAGGGAGTGCTGACTCCCGAAATCTGGATTGCGGTGGCTGAAAAGACGGGCATCCAAGAGCTGCGCCGCACGACCCGCGACGAGCCGGACTACGACAAGCTCATGCGCGGCCGTCTCCAGATTCTCGACCAGCACGGCCTCAGACTTTCCGACATCCAGCAGGTTATCGGCACGCTGCGCCCGCTCGAGGGGGCGAAGGGGTTCCTCGATGAGCTTCGCTCCCTGGTGCAGGTCATCATCCTCTCCGACACCTTCGAACAGTTTGCAGCCCCGCTGCTTCGCCAGCTTGGCTGGCCCACGTTGCTCTGCCATCGGCTGGTGGTTGAGGGCGACCGCATCGTTGACTACAAGCTCCGCGTCGCCGAGCAGAAGCAAAAGGCCGTGGCCGCCTTAAAGCTGCTGAACTACTACGTCATCTCGGGGGGTGATTCCTTCAACGACACCGCCATGCTTAGCGAAGCCCACGTCGGCTTCCTGTTCCGGGCGCCGGAGAACGTAAGGAAGCAGTTCCCGCAGTTCAAGGCGGTCGAGGCCTATGCCGACCTGATGAGGCTGATCCGGGGCGCAATGGGCTGA
- a CDS encoding glycoside hydrolase family 43 protein, producing MGDSSVYTNPVYAGSMPDPSVIRYKGVYYAFGTTGNGRTPDDRIFTALRSRNLVDWEKLGGALIPPSPNRRAQYWAPEVTFDRGTFYMYYSMGGIETEKFEIRVASSRQPEGPYVDTGHKLVDCQTNRFTIDAFPFKDDDGQWYMFYARNFPTNEPGLHPGTAIVVDRLLDMTRLAGDCRVVVRARYDWTLYEANRRMDVYDATFNWHTIEGPCVVKHNGRYYCFYSGANYQTARYGVDYVVADHPLGPYTGQGDHARVLHSVEGLVRGPGHHSIVPNPHGKGQSILYHAWDPAMRVRWMCLDKLLWTPDGPRCEGPTWTAQPAP from the coding sequence GTGGGCGATTCCAGCGTTTACACAAATCCCGTGTACGCCGGGTCTATGCCTGACCCGTCGGTAATACGGTACAAAGGGGTCTATTACGCCTTCGGAACGACCGGCAACGGGCGCACCCCGGATGACCGCATTTTCACGGCGCTGCGCTCACGAAATCTGGTGGATTGGGAGAAGCTGGGCGGCGCCTTGATTCCGCCATCACCTAATCGCCGCGCGCAGTACTGGGCGCCAGAGGTCACCTTCGACCGGGGCACCTTCTACATGTATTACTCGATGGGGGGCATTGAGACCGAGAAGTTCGAAATCCGTGTCGCCTCCAGCCGCCAGCCGGAAGGGCCCTACGTGGACACCGGTCACAAACTGGTGGATTGCCAAACCAATCGCTTCACCATTGATGCCTTCCCCTTCAAGGATGACGACGGCCAATGGTATATGTTTTACGCGCGCAACTTTCCCACCAATGAACCAGGTCTGCACCCGGGCACAGCCATAGTCGTGGATCGCCTGCTGGACATGACCCGCCTGGCGGGGGATTGCCGCGTAGTCGTGCGCGCCCGCTACGACTGGACACTTTACGAAGCCAATCGCCGCATGGACGTGTATGACGCGACCTTTAACTGGCACACCATTGAAGGGCCATGTGTGGTAAAGCACAATGGCCGCTACTACTGCTTTTACAGCGGGGCCAACTACCAGACTGCCCGCTACGGGGTGGATTACGTCGTGGCCGACCACCCGCTAGGACCTTACACCGGTCAGGGCGACCATGCCCGGGTGCTGCACAGCGTCGAAGGCCTCGTTCGCGGGCCGGGCCACCATTCCATCGTGCCGAACCCACACGGGAAGGGGCAGTCTATCCTCTATCACGCCTGGGACCCGGCCATGCGGGTGCGCTGGATGTGCCTGGACAAGCTGCTCTGGACGCCCGATGGCCCCCGGTGCGAAGGCCCCACCTGGACGGCCCAGCCAGCGCCGTGA